A part of Chryseobacterium arthrosphaerae genomic DNA contains:
- a CDS encoding TetR/AcrR family transcriptional regulator, with amino-acid sequence MELKEKQRKILDVAVELFKEKGYMGSSVRDLATKLNIKAASLYAHIRSKEEILEWICFGIAQEFFDELQEVKNTEIEPKEKLNLFLDKHLSVVLKNRDVTHIYSNEWRHLEERLPEFVELRKNYQQEVESLISEIYQAEKWELKSPSFTTRFILHTLNNSYFWFKRNSDSTDEITEEIRDKILYGLLGNQNR; translated from the coding sequence ATGGAACTTAAAGAAAAACAAAGAAAAATATTAGACGTAGCCGTAGAACTTTTCAAAGAGAAAGGTTATATGGGAAGCTCTGTAAGGGATCTCGCTACGAAACTCAATATCAAGGCGGCATCGCTGTATGCACATATCCGTTCAAAGGAAGAAATTCTGGAATGGATCTGCTTTGGGATTGCTCAGGAGTTTTTCGATGAGCTTCAGGAGGTTAAAAATACTGAGATTGAACCCAAAGAAAAACTGAACCTTTTTCTGGATAAACACCTGTCTGTTGTTCTTAAAAACAGAGATGTTACTCATATCTATTCCAATGAGTGGAGACACCTGGAAGAAAGACTTCCCGAATTTGTAGAACTCAGGAAAAATTATCAGCAGGAAGTGGAATCGCTGATCTCAGAAATTTATCAGGCTGAAAAATGGGAACTGAAATCCCCGTCATTTACTACAAGATTTATTCTTCATACGCTTAACAATTCCTATTTCTGGTTCAAAAGAAACAGTGATTCTACAGATGAAATTACAGAAGAAATAAGGGATAAGATCCTTTATGGACTTTTAGGAAACCAGAATAGATAA